AGTATCAGCTTAAAATGCTGGGTTACACTAATCATATCCCCTGAGCAGTTTGTCTCTCTAGTAAATTGCAAatcacagtaaaaagtgatctttTACGATTCTTgcatatttttcattgtgttttatgCAATACCATAAATCTTGGAAACACTATGGGACCTATAAGAAGTGCCAACAGTCTTTTGGTTGTGTAACAGTAAGGTCTGGACAACAAGAACCCTTTCTCTGGACTGGTTCCTTCGATGCTTTGtttcaaaagtcaggaaatacCTTGCTAGTAAAGGACTGTCATAAAGTTCTTTTGAAATTGTATGATGCCTCTGACCATCTGAAACCTCTTGAGTTAAACGCTGATTGTGGTGCCAAAGTGATCTATTTGCCTCCAAACACAACATCCCTAGTTTAGCCTCTAGATCCAGGGCCATACAAACCTTTAAGTCTCATTACACACAGTGATCTATGGAAAAGGTTGCCAACACTGTGGAAGGGAACTTTGACACAGAACATTCTGAAAGTCTGGAAGAATTATACTATCGTTGCTATGAGAAAAGCCATGAAAACCTGAGACAATAAATCCCTGCTGGGGAAAACTGTGTCCAGAAGTTGTGCTTGACTTCACAAGATTTATGACAGAGACAGTCCAGGAAGTCATGAAAGAGATTGTGAATATGGCAAAGGAAGGGAGGTGACAGTTGTGAAGGGTTTCACTATATGGATCTTGGAGAAAGGAGCTAATAGTCACCACACCAGAGGAATTAACAAGAGATGAATCGATGGACCTGAGTGCTCCCAAACCAGTGCCTAATGATGAGGAAgaagatggaaaaaaacaaaacaaacaaacaaacaacaacaacaacaacaaaaacagtgccagaaaacaaattgacattagATAATCTGGAAGAAGAGTTTTGGTTATTCAAGAtcgcttctgttttctttttatgacaTGAACCCTTCTGTGATGCAggcactgaaactaaagcaaatgacAGAAGAAGGACTGTGACTGTATAGAAATATTCATGgagaaatgaaaaagtgaaatatCAAATAGAAATTAGGTTGTATTTCTGTGAAGTTACACTGAGGGTTCCTgtctctcctgcctcaccttttGCTTCCTtcacttctgcctctgccactcttCAAACAGTAacaccaacccctcctcttcctcctcctcctccttagcctactcaacgtgaagacaaacagaatgaagacctttatgatggtCCAATTCTCCACtgaataaatagtaaataagtttctcttccttataattttcttctagtatttttttcaCTAGCctattttattataagaatacaatctataatacatataacatacaaaatatatgtcaatcgactgtttatgttattggtaaggcttcaggtcaacagtaggctattagtagtaaAGGTTTTGGGGAATCAAAAGTTATACTCAGATTTTCGACTGCACTGGGGGTTGGTGCCTTCAAtcctcatgttgttcaagggtcaactgtatatataattttaaggcATATAAGagcatatatatgtttttaatagatACTTCAGTTGCTTTCAGTCTCACTTTACActatcatttaataaaatatttgttcataCATCTTTCCTTCAGGTATTGTTATTTCCTAAAAACAGATTTCTTGAAGTAGAATTATTCACCGAAAGATAATACACCCCATTAAGGACCTTGATACATATGGTTCAGTTGCTTTCTTGAATATTTTCACCACTTGAACTTGAGATTCAAGTTCATGTGCAAATTGATAGATCCTCATCAGTGTTAAACcctacatatttataaaatgtatatatacatatatataaataaatttgatagGTGAAATTCATTCACTTACATCACAATTACCTGTAAAATATTCCTAGAGTTTCTGAGTAATTATCCATACCTTTACTTAGTAATTATTTTAGCTTTTGAGAGTATAAACTTTTCCCACCTGCTTCTAGCACAATGGGCCTCAGTGAAAGTCTTTTTACTCTAGTCATATATTTCTTAAGGTCGCCCAGACAGccctttcatttttaacttttcaaactgAAGAGAACAAACAGCATAGCAGGCACAGGAGGAGAATTTTCAGCTTGCAGCTGGTTAGCGGTTGTCAAAGCGTATCCCACTAATATTCCAGTTCCACCCTCTCTGGCACTGTCTGTGGTCTTAGCTAATGCTCAATCAGTTACACAAATGATTACTGACCCACAGCCTTGGGGTATTAATCGTTATAAAGTGTAGCCTGCTGTGCAAGATGTTATGTAGATGGGTCTGACGCTTGCAAAACATCAAAGCAAAAACACAATATTTCCATAGCATTGTCCTCAAAAGCACCTATAAAAATGGACCtacatattttgaaaagtatATGTATCTGGAGATAACATGAGAtacagaaaggagaaggagatttTCTTATGGAAATGCCTGATAAGAAGCCATTTAATTAGGCTCCctcaccacatttttttttctctaacatcTAAGACTTTTGAGAAAAGATGGTCTATGTAAAGTGACTTTCACAATGTTCAGCATATGCTTTGTGTTTAGAGAAGGGTGATACATATTATGCACTCAAGCATATCACTACATAGCTATGTGACACCGTGTCAGCAACTCagtttctctgagcttcagttgcTTTATCTGTTGAATTAAGGCACCAGACGACATGAACCATActccaaaaatgaaatactgataaGAGGGGATGGAGAGCTATTGGAGCCCTATCATTTGCACATCTGGACCACGTGATGGAGAACCAGGGATGACAAttgagaggagagacagagaaccCTCCATCTGTGTCAAAATGCCCAGTGTTACCGCCAACAAGAGTCAGCCACATCAAAACAGGTACTGGGATAAAACACATTCCATCTTTTTGCCAGGTTTCACCCTGTCTCCAGGTAAAAAATCAGGAGAGTTTACAGAGCACAAGTGTatcagttcattttcatgctgctgataaagacatacctcacactgggtaattaataaagaaaaagaggtttaatagattcacagttccatgtggctggggaggcctcataatcatggcagaaggtgaaaggcaaatcttacatggcagcagggaagagagaaTAAGAATGAAGTGAaaagggtttccccttataaaactatcagatcttgtaagactcattcactaccatgagaatagtatgggggaaaccacctccatgattcaattatctcccaccgggtccctcccacaacacgtagggattatgggagctataactcaagatgagatttggatggggacacagccaaaccatatcaacaggtGAACTGAAGAGACAGGTCTAAGTATAGGATTTAAAAGACAGCAGAAACATAATACCTGTTGCCCTTGTGAGTATTTGGCAGGTGTTTTTCTATAACACCTGTTTGCCACCCTATGTCCTCACAGTTGCTCTTCTCTCTGCTGCGAATATTATTCCTGCTCTTCACATCTCTGGCCGCTTCTCATCACTCATACCTCAGCTCACTCTGCTCCACCACAGACACAATGGATGCCACTGAAAACCCTTCTGAAGGCACCCCTCCTCCATCAGGATCACATCATCTTGGGCTACTGTTCTCAAACAATTACCACCCCAaagtgtgtgtacgtgtgtgtatctgtgtgcgtGTGATAcatactcattttattttctgtctcccccAAATGCAATTCAAGCTCTAAGACAGGAAGAGCACCTCTTTTGTGCTCATCTTTGTCTAGCAATGCTGCTCTGTAttaataactgtataaacatttgttaaaggaatgaatggatgaatgatctCTAGGAGAAGCCCTACAGAAGCATGTTGCAGGATAGAAAGAGTCTGCATAGGGGAGGAAATCATGAGAGATCCTGACCCTGGCCTAACCAGGAGGGGTGGAGGGCAGGAATGGCCTGAAGAGGGGGATATTTTATCAGTGACATTGATTAGCATTACAAGTGCATGGTAATAACAAAAAGTACGCCcacttttaattgtttttattactgtttttaaacTACGCAAACACTACACCCCTCATCTCCTGCACCCCAGGAAGACTGTTCCCATTGCCCTACAGTACACCACTGGACTTACAAGCGAGTCTTCTGCTCAatgtggagaaagaaaatattaaattaaggAAGGTAGAGGAACCTCAGTATCTCTGATCTATCTATCAACTATCTAAATgttctttcaacaaacatttgttgagtaccaACTATGAGCCAGTGCTGTGTAAAGTTCAACAAAACAAGGTGGTGAAGGCATAGCTGCTGGGCTCTGTACCTGGTTATAGACCCAGACCCAGTAGGGGCAATGACACTGAATGGTAAAGACTTCCCTACAGATGAGAGTCAAGTGCTTGGTGGATGTTATAGATGTGCTGAGTTCTTCTATTGTAGAATACCAGGGGAAGTCAATCCCAAGAGGTGATGTGTTAGGTGGGCTCTGAAAGTCACATAAGATATTGCTGGGAAGCAAGAGGAGGAAAATGTTTTgagtgaggcacagagatgtgAAAAGGGATGGCCTGTTTGGGAATGCAGGCTAGTGTGTCTAGCACCCCTGTCGCTTGAACTGCAGCCCAACATACAGAAGAGCGGGGAAAGAGGACAGTAAAGGTTAAGTTGAGCCAGGCATGCAACAGGCCTTGAATGCCACATTGAAAATAAAacccaagaaacaaaaaaagcaaaattacctTCTACCAATGGGCAGCCACCAAGGTGTGGAAGTGGGGAATGACACCAGGAgccttttactttttgaaaactcCCCTGCTGGCTGTGAAGATCACAGCCAACATGGCTGACCTTAACTCTGTGCAAATGTCAGCGAGCAAGGAAAGTGGAGCTCCCTATAGCATGCACCTGCTCTCTGCACCAAtgtttccatccctttatttgctGCCAGTTTTCTGAACCTCAAAAACCCATTCATGTTTATTAATGACTACCTATAGTACATCACAAGTGTGACATTTAAAACTTAAAGTTGTTTGAATTATGAGATTGCCAAGAAAGTAAAAATTCCTCTACATTTGAAACCCTTTCAGTTCTACCAGCCCCCATAGCTATGGAAAAAGAGCTTAAGAGTTTTCAAACTCCACAGAATTTTGTTTATAGAAGGACCAACTGTGAAGTATTTCAAACACTAGTTATTATTGTGTTGTTTTGAAAGCTGTGAATGTGTCAAAGTCTTCAGTAGGGAAGGTCCATTATCTCTTATGCaatgataataaaatacataacatgatataattatacatatattaaaatgatgCATGTGCAGGCACAGAGTCCAGAACAGAGCAAAATGGGAAAAGGAATTATTGTTGTGTGCTCCGAAGAACATTGGCTTTAGTGTGAGACAGTCCTGGGCTCAAACACCAGCCTCCATTTCCTTCTAAGGAATCATTGCTAAGCTTCAAGGAAACAGAATACACCAAAGACATTAATTCTGTCCAAGCAAGGTCACACTGACATTTAATCCAAATGGATAGTGATATTGAGCCCTCTTAGCTTGATTGCAGGGTGTCCTTCCTCTCATCGGCATCTTCtgattctttcttccacttgcaAAAAGATAATACCATGTGCCTACAATTAGTTTACTCATTGCCCTTGTCCTGTGGGTTATGTCAATCAGGTAAAGCTTTGGCTGTGTTACAACAGCAGCACCCCTAAATCCCAAAGGGTTTACACACAAAAGTGTGTTTCCGGCTCACACAAAATCAACTTAGAATCCAGGTGACCTTGGCACAATTATCCCTCATGCCACTTGCCCCCACTGCCTCCAAGTCTGAGGAGGAAGGGGGCTGGGATATGGACACTGGCTCTGCCCCATTTGGAGCTACTTTTTCACTGGACCCTGCAAAAGTCTTTCTCTACCCAGAACTTCACAATATCTCTCATGAAATCAGAGTCTTCAGCTTCgctttcatttgtgttttctccTGTATGTAAATATCAGTAAATGAACTTTCAAAAACCCTCTCCAGCTGGGTGTgatagtgtgtgcctgtggttccagctactcaggaggctgaagtaggaggattgtttgagcccaggagtttgaggctgcagtgaaataCAATCATACCACTGtgctatagcctgggtgacaaagctagaccctgtctcaaagaaaaagattatCCATTTTTACAATGATAAGGTATAGACCACAGAACACATTCTAAATCAATTTCACAAGTTTTTGCCAGGCCCCAGCTGTAGGCCAAGACAAGGTTAACTCACTGACTTAGCAACTCCTACCACTGAAACGAGTGGCAAGTGTAgcatggaaaatgaaaaatggaaaataggtTTCCATGACCAAACCCATCACTGAATTCCTCTATGACATCTCAAGAAATGAGATTTGTAAATAATGAACAGAGGAAAAGGTGGCTGCAAAGGAGTCCTCAAGTTTCATCATGTAAGGAGCATAATAAAATGTCTACAGCTTTTTAGAGGATATCTTTCTGGCTTCTACCCAAGACAACTTCAAAATTTCAAGGTACTAATTTCATCCAgaaattatttacttaaaatctTGGTacattagagagagagagaggaaaaagaagacaggaaggagggaggagaagggaagggaggggaagggaagggaagggaagggaagggaagggaagggaagggaatggaagggaaggaggcagggagggaaggagggagggagggaaggaaggaaggaagcaaagaaggaagaaaatttccctttttcttaaactttcttCTTTCATACCTAGGAGAAATTATCATGTTTTGgaatttttcagaaatttaaagaTAATCTAGTTCTATGACCCTTTTCAGAGAAGGAAATCTGTAGCTCAGGAAGGTGAGGCCCACCGTCACTCATCACAGGGTCAGCAAATGAATGAACTAAACCTTTGTGCAGCACTTTCCACAAACTCTGTTGTGCTGTCTAGCTAAACAACAGCTTAGATGAGAGGAAGACCTTGCGGGGTAATTATCTCTCCCAGATCCTAGCCAAAGAATGCAGCCTTCTGTTTGTACCAAGGCACTTGGTTTCTGTGTTTCTGTGCTGAAAGAACAGTGCCTGTTTGAGTCCTTGGCCATTGGCCAGAGAAGCTGGGCTCTGGAAGCAGTTCAGGGAGACTGCAGTGAATGGGAGGAAGGCTCCCAGCTGAGAGGAGGCTCTTGGCTGTCCACTGAGGAGAGGCTAGGAATCCTTCACAATGAACGATTGAGAAATCCTCCAGGAAGGTAAACAACTTCAAGTGTGCAATTGGTGGCCAAGGATGAAATACTGATGTAAGCAAAAGGCCAACTAAGTGTCCGCCTGGTtactcattttttctcttcttcttttccactccctccctcctcttccccttcctgctccttctcctcctcctccacctcctcctgctgctgcttctcctcttcttccttttttcataaaccactaaaatgatttatttttttcaggtatCTAAACCCTAGATGTTTAAAATCTCCAACATCTATTTTAGATGGAGTGTGGGGTGATGCACACAGCCTAGAGAAACTCCTTATGTAACTGAGGTGTTTGCCAACCCTTCACTATTTCTTCTCATTACTGGTCTGTAACTCAGGGCTCTTCTGCACAGATATAGTAGGTAAATTGCAGAGTTGGTGGTCAAATAGACCTGGATTAGAATTCTGACTCCATTTCCATCTAACTGTGTGTCCTTGAGGAAGCTGTTTAATGTCTCTGATTTTCACTTTCCACACTAAGAAACAGCACAGACCCTGCAGAATCATAAGGAGGAAATCTCAGATGCATTCCATTACCCAGCTCTCTCCGTGTTAAAGAGCTTCAAGGTTTGCTCCTCTTTTCTTCCCTGGTGACAATTTTCATGTGCCGGGTAAAAATATTACtcactcatttgtttattcactaaGTGTTGACTTTATGGGATAGTCACTGTTCTAGGTTCTGAGTTTTCAGGAATGAATCGAAGACACAGAGTCCCTACTCTCATGGAGACAGGCTCCTGGTAGTGAAGGTCAGTAAGTGAACACCAGaaaagaaggtgaacaaaattttaccttttaattaCTGTTATATTTCCAGTCCCATGAATGggtcctggcacatagtaggtggtcatttaatatctgtagaatgatttaaatgaattacatttggtaaaaaaattaaaacagagagCGGCGCCGGCCTCCGCGGCTGAGGAAAGCAGGAGGAGGTGGTGGCGGCGGGAAGATGTAACTTGGGGCGGAATCCGACCGCATCCGTGTTTCGGGGGCTGCCCGGCAGGACGCATCGTGAAGCCGGTCCACTCCTCAGCCCCGCAGTGCGGCGGTGGCCTGGCAGCGCGGTGCGGGCTCCGAGAAGAAAGAGTGTGGCCCGGGGCGGGCGGATTAGGAGGTGTCGAGGCAGTGGCCCGGAAGTGGTCAGGGCCGCTGCGAGCGGAAGGGCGCCTGTGCTTCGTCCGCTCGGCGGTGGCCCAGCCAGGCCCGCGGGACTCAGACCAGCGGGGAGCGCGACCTACGCCCTTGGGGCCCTCCCGCCGGGCCGGAGACCCAAGCCCCCAACGCCCGGCCCTGCCCTGGAAGCGCTCGCGGCCCGGCGCCTGGACGGGGAAGTTGTGAGTGAACGCGGACGGGGTGCGGCGAGGTCGGCGTGTCGGGCCGGTGTCGGCGGGCGCGGAGTTTCTTTGTGGCATGCGGTGGAAGGTCGGCTGATCCCCCCTTCGGAGTCATTAATTCAAACGTGTACTCCGCGAACGTTTCCCGGACTCCCGTGTGCAATTATCGGCGCTAGGCCTTGGGGATACGGCCCACTATGGACCGAGCACGGTGGCCGAGCTCAGTTTGATGGGTTACCCCAGAGGGGCGGATACGGGAAGGTTAAGGTTGTTGGAGGAGAAACGTGGAGTAGGCTTTTTGTCTTGATTCCGCATGAACTGTGCCTGAAATGTGCTTTTAAATGGGGAAGGTGCTCTGAAGATTTGTGCCGAAACGCCCTCTCCTCGAGATTTAACTAAttgttctctcctctctctggctGTTGGACGCGCACCTTTCCGGAGGATGGGGGAGGTAACCGAGGTCCTGAGCCGGTACCTGAACTTGGGTGAACAGAGAACCTCAACTTTTGCTTTCTAGCACTCGACCGCTCCCAGCAAGGCGTCCGCTTACTCAGTGGTTCTCAGTGTTTGGAGTGCTTAAGAATAACTGGtggctgttcatgtcctttgcccactttttgatggggttgtttttttcttgtaaatttgtttgagttcattgtagattctggataatagccctttgtcagatgagtaggttgcgaaaattttctcccattttgtaggttgcctgttcactctgatggtagtttcttttgctgtgcagaagctctttagtttaattagatcccatttgtcaattttgtcttttgttgccattgcttttggtgttttggacatgaagtccttgcccatgcctatgtcctgaatggtaatgcctaggttttcttctagggtttttatggttttaggtctaatgtttaagtctttaatccatcttgaattgatttttgtataaggtgtaaggaagggatccagtttcagctttctacatatggctagccagttttcccagcaccatttattaagtagggaataccaaagaagacatttatgcagccaaaaaacacatgaaaaaatgctcatcatcactggccatcagagaaatgcaaatcaaaaccacaatgcgataccatctcacaccagttagaatggcaatcattaaaaagtcaggaaacaacaggtgctggagaggatgtggagaaataggaacacttttacactgttggtgggactgtaaactagttcatccattgtggaagtcagtgtggcgattcctcagggatctagaactagaaataccatttgacccagccatcccattactgggtatatacccaaaggactataaatcatgctgctataaagcacatgcacacgtatgtttattgctgcattattcacaatagcaaagacttggaaccaacccaaatatccaacaatgataaactggattaagaaaatgcggcacatatacaccatggaatactatgcagccataaaaaatgatgagttcatgtcctttgtagggacatggatgaaattggaaatcatcattctcagtaaactatcgcaagaacaaaaaaccaaacaccgcatattctcactcataggtgggaattgaacagtgagatcacatggacacaggaaggggaatatcacactctggggactgtggtggggtggggggagggcggagggatagcattgggagatatacctaatgctagatgacgaattagtgggtgcagcacaccagcatggcacatgtatacatatgtaactaacctgcacaatgtgcacatgtactctaaaacttaaagtataataataataaaaaaaagaataactggtGGTGTTTGATTTCACAAAGTACATTCGGGCAGATCTTTGGTTCTTGGGGGGATGGGGCTGGAATCTGCGGGTGTGACCTCCACTCTAGGTCTGTGCTGTCCAGCAAAGTAGCCAATGGACACATGTGGCTACTAAGCATGTGAAATACAGCTAATCAAGACTGAAATATTAAAACACACACCAGTTTTAGAAGACTAGGAAAAAAGCAAACCTTTATTAgatttttatgttgattataTGTTGgaaagataatattttggatgtgtcaaatgttaaaaattaatttcacccaTTTTTGTGACGTGGCTACTAAGGAATTTCAGGTGATGCTTGTGGCTCCTCACACggtttctattggacagtgctgctgCAGGTGATCCTAAGGCGGGTGGGTGCAGGAACCCAGCTGAGAGTTTAGAAATTACGTGTAACTTTGGAGACAAGTGTCTGTGGGGGAAGGAGCCTCCGGACTTGGAGATACAACTCTTGCTCCTAACATTTATCGAGTCTTTAATTAATGCCCTGGGTAACTATAAGGTTGGAACTGTAATTGTCACCATATTGATGATGAGAAACTTGAGAAAGGATAAGTGACTTGTCTAAAATCACACAGTAAAACCTCAAATCAAACCCAGGCCCTCTGGCTCCAGACTCTAAATTATACTCTGAATGATACTCACTGATTGTCCGAGGACACAAACAGTGTCGAGGCACTATCTGCTGGGTGTCTGCAGAACCTTACTGTTCTAAAGCAAAACATTTTACCCCTGGACAAGAGCAGCAAAGGTGGCGTTCGGCCCTCCTTGGCTCTCATTTGACTGTTCAGAGCCAGGTGCTTTTCTTTCTTGGGTCAGAACATATTTTCAGCAGCATTTTGAAGCACCCCTGGCATGCACTGCACAGGGAAACCAGGACCACATTGGTGTGCTGTGTCCTCCTTACCAACTGGCTCTTGGAGAAGGCTGCTCTTTGGCGTAAATTGCAATCGATTAGGGATCGTTTCTCAGAATCAAGTTAGAAGTGAGAGTTCAGATAAGTGAGGCCGCCATTGCTGCTTTGAACACCTCAGAAGGGGAGAATGGATTTATCAGGAGTGAAAAAGAAGAGCTTGCTAGgagtcaaagaaaataataaaaaatccaGCACTAGGGCCCCTTCACCTACCAAACGCAAAGACCGCTCAGATGAGAAGTCCAAGGATCGCTCAAAAGATATAGGGGCCACCAAGGAGTCGAGTAAGAAGGATCGCGGCCGGGACAAAACGCGAAAGAGGCGCAGCGCTTCCAGTGGTAGCAGCAGTACCAGGTCTCGGTCCAGCTCGACTTCCAGCCCAGGCTCCAGCACCAGCACTGGCTCAAGCAGTGGCTCCAGCTCTTCCTCAGCATCCAGCCGCTCAGGAAGCTCCAGCACCTCCCGCAGCTCCAGCTCTAGCAGCTCTTCTGGCTCTCCAAGTCCTTCTCGGCGCAGACACGACAACAGGAGGCGCTCCCGCTCCAAATCCAAACCACCTAAAAGAgatgaaaaggagaggaaaaggcgGAGCCCATCTCCTAAGCCCACCAAAGTGCACATTGGGAGACTCACCAGGAATGTGACAAAGGATCACATCATGGAGATATTTTCCACCTAtgggaaaattaaaatgattgacATGCCCGTGGAAAGGATGCAACCCCATCTGTCCAAAGGCTATGCGTACGTAGAGTTTGAGAATCCAGATGAAGCTGAGAAGGCGCTGAAGCACATGGATGGAGGACAAATTGATGGCCAGGAGATCACTGCCACCGCCGTGCTGGCCCCCTGGCCTAGGCCACCCCCCAGGAGATTCAGCCCTCCCAGGAGAATGTTGCCACCACCGCCTATGTGGCGCAGGTCTCCCCCACGGATGAGGAGATGGTCCCGCTCACGAGGCGCAGGTCCCCCGTGCGCCGGAGATCACGGTCCCCGGGCCGCCGCCGCCACAGGAGCCGCTCCAGCTCCAACTCCTCCCGATAAACAGGCCACTGAAGCTCTCACCCCTGTAACTTATACCCCACCCAGCTCAGTTTTGTCACTTTTCTAGCCAAAGCAAGACCAGTAGGAAAGCAAACCCTTGACTCTGGCAGGATTTGCAGGCAGCAGGCAGCACCCCTCTGCCAGCCGGGCTCCGGCTGCAGAAGTGCTGTTGGTTTGGATGCTGTGTGCCTGTCAAGATTCCCTCCGGTTTTCTGGCCAGAAAGCTCACTCGTTTCCGGTTTCTAAGAGTCAGTTCAGTGGCAGAGCCACCAGGGACAAGTGAGGCTCTTGGGGGTGGTTTGACCCTGCTTACCTGGGAGCACACTTTTCCCTTCCCCAATGACCTGGGATGGTGGCCAGGCCGTGCCCTTGCTGTTGCTGGGCAGTGTCCTTTTGGAAAGGGAGCTGCCCCAGGCTTTAGTGCAGCTGCCAACCCTGTTAGGCCTGGCCTCTCGAGGCCTCTTCTGACTTCAAGGGTCACAGCCCCCCAAAGATCCTCTCACCCATGGTAGTTGCTGCTCATGATTCTGTCTGTCCGTGCACCgatgcacacaccacaccccaccaCTGTACTCTGAAATTGGCGAGTGAGTTGAGAGCCAGCTCTGCGGGGTCATCACGCAGCCATGGTTGTGCCTGTCCTTCATGGTGGTCTTTCAGGTTATCTTGGCAACATgtacattgcttttattttttttcttttttgcttttattgtacAGTCAGTTctataaaatttctcttttgagTTTTATACCTTTGTAGCATTTTAGATGACATTGTGTTTGTACTTTGTTGTGTAGAGTGGAAGAATTGTGTTGAATAAACCCAAGATCGGAAtgcaaatctaaaaaaaaaaaattaaaaaaaggggcaacatttaaaataatatttaatctgTATGTTGCTAATATACCTAGTAATGATCAGTTCTATGAGGAAAAATCAGTACAATGAAAATCGAAAGTTAGCAGAAGTTATAAGGTGGTGA
This DNA window, taken from Pan troglodytes isolate AG18354 chromosome 3, NHGRI_mPanTro3-v2.0_pri, whole genome shotgun sequence, encodes the following:
- the LOC107974193 gene encoding LOW QUALITY PROTEIN: RNA-binding protein with serine-rich domain 1-like (The sequence of the model RefSeq protein was modified relative to this genomic sequence to represent the inferred CDS: inserted 1 base in 1 codon) gives rise to the protein MDLSGVKKKSLLGVKENNKKSSTRAPSPTKRKDRSDEKSKDRSKDIGATKESSKKDRGRDKTRKRRSASSGSSSTRSRSSSTSSPGSSTSTGSSSGSSSSSASSRSGSSSTSRSSSSSSSSGSPSPSRRRHDNRRRSRSKSKPPKRDEKERKRRSPSPKPTKVHIGRLTRNVTKDHIMEIFSTYGKIKMIDMPVERMQPHLSKGYAYVEFENPDEAEKALKHMDGGQIDGQEITATAVLAPWPRPPPRRFSPPRRMLPPPPMWRRSPPRMRRWSRSXRRRSPVRRRSRSPGRRRHRSRSSSNSSR